From Candidatus Bathyarchaeia archaeon:
TTGTTACGTATCAAATTGTGATGGCCTGTGCTCTCAACCTCTGAACCTGTTATGCTTATGCCTATGCCGCTGCGTTCAATAATGTTTTCATATATTTGGCAGTATGATGTGTAGTAAATGCTTACGCCAGTGCCTGAAGAGTAAACCCTACAGCCAAATATGGTTATGTTTTGAGAATAGTAGGCGTATATGCCAAACGAGCTTGGTCCAGCGTCCACTTTCAAATTTTTTATTGTTATGTTGCTTTGATATTGGATGCGTATCCCATCAACACTTGCCGCTTGAAGCGTGAACCCAGCTCCGTCAAGGATTATGTTACTTCGCTCTATAACAATGGTGTCGGGTTGTTGCCAGTAAAAGTATAAGTGACGTTGAACGTATCCCGAGCAATGTTCGCGGTTTGAGGATCGATGGATCCGTCGGCTCGAATATAGATGGTTCCGTCTGCCTTCACCATGGGTATTTTAAGGGCGTAAAATGATGCGGAAACAAGCATAAGCAACGTTATCAGCCATGCTTTGCCAATATCTTCCATCCCCATCCGTTTTTGATCCTCCAATTTTGAGAAAAACGCAACCCTGAATTCGCCGAACCCTTCAGAAGAAGAGTTAAGCAAATTTCAATGAAGCGCCTTTCTAGGCATAAGAGTTTTCTACAAGACTTTTATGTTTTTCGAGTGGATCAATATTCGGTTAAGGCCTTCTGCTTCCACTCCTCTTCCTTTTCAAGTTTCTCTAAGGCTTCTTTTTTGATGAAGCCGCCCACTTGCTCCTTAATCTTTTTTGCTAGCTTCGGTCCGATCAGCGGTAGGTTCATTAAGTCTTCGATTTGGGCGTGTTTTAGGTCTTCTATTGTTTTGTACCCGGCGTTGTATAGTATACGGCCTCGCACTCTGCCTACGCCTTCTAGGCGGACTATGGGGAGAAGCTCCTTCTTCACGCCTTTTTCCACTCTCTCGGTGAGTTCGCTGGCTAGTGGTGGGATTTCCTTGTTGTTAAATAGGACTGCCAGTTCATGGGTGGCGTATAACAGCCACTTTGCACTCTCAATTGTCCGATATAGGTCGCCTGGCTGGACACGATATTTCTCGATTATTTCGTCTTCGCTGGCTTCTTCAATCCAAGCCTTCAGAACCATGGCTGTTTTCACTTCGCCTAGAAACTGCTCATAGGCTATGCGGTCATCCCACTCGTCTGGAACCAGCACCATAAACTCGTCCCGGTGCTCTTCCAAGAAGACTGCAACGGTGTCAATTTCGCTGGTGGATGGTCGGAGAATTGGCCCCATATCGGGGGTGTGGCAGACCATGTGGAGGAGGCTGAAATCGGTTAGGAGCGGAGGCTTCTGCCGTAGGGCGTCGCGGATTATGACTGCTGAAACCGGGTCTATGTAGAGTTCGCTTACGCGTTTGCCGAATCTTGTGGCGTAAATGTTGGCTCCGCTTACGTCTATCATTTCCTCATCATATAGGAACTTGAGGATTTTGGCGATCATGCCCTTAATGGCTGCCACGTCATACTGGTAGGCGTAGAAAGTTTTGCCGAAAAACTCGTAAATGCCGGCTTCCGTGTGAGCGTAATCAGCCGCAACAGTGGCCAGCACGTGGCTGCGCAAGACACGCTCCACGGCGAGTCTGGACCATATGCGCTCGGGCTTGGCGAGCACATAACTTTCCATCAAGTAATCGGCTTCGTCGGCTGTCCTTGCCACTATAACGGCTTCGCCTATCTTGTCATATTTTGGTCTGCCAGCTCGCCCGCACATCTGCTTGTACTCTAAAACGCTTATGGGGTAGTAGCCGTACCCCGGCTCATAACGCCTATAATCGTATATGATGACAGTTCTGGCCGGGAGGTTCACGCCAAAAGCCAGTGTGGGCGTGGCAGTTAAAACCTTAATCTTGCCCTCGCGAAACGCATCTTCAATGATTTTCCTGTGCTCGCCCCCTAGACCAGCATGGTGAAAGGCGACGCCTCGCTTAACTAGCTCAGCCAACAGCTCGCTTATCCTTGTTCTTTCGCCGGCGCCTAGAATCCGCTCAGCCTCCCGTTCCAAAGCCCTTTTAGCCGGTTTTGAAAGCAACTCTTCCATCTTTTTGGCTGTTTTCTTCGCCAAAGCCACGGCGCTTTTCCGAGTGGCCGCGAAGATTAGGGCTTGCCCGCCAGTTTTAACGGTGTGTAAAGCCAAGTTTATTGCTGGGTTTTTAACTTCTTTCTCAATTTTTCTGGCGTCACCGTCTTTAAACTGAATTTCATTGTGAAGTAGGACGCCTTCCTTCAGCGTTATTGGGCGCCATTCGGTGGTTATGTAGCCGGCCCTAAGCCAGCCTGCAATCTCCTCCACATTGTTTATAGTGGCGCTCAGAGCCAGTATCTGGATATTAGGGTTTGTCTGCATAAGCCTAGCCAAAACCACCTCTAAAGTTGGACCACGCTCCACCTCATTAAGCAAATGCACTTCATCCGCCACCACAAGGCTGACATCGTCCAGCCATTTGGCTTTATGCCTCAAAAGCGAGTCCACCTTCTCGTTGGTTGCCACAATGATGTCGTAATGCTCAAGCCACGGGTCCGAACTGTCATAATCGCCTGTAGAAATGCCAACACTCACCAGTTTGCCGTCAGGCTTTGTAATAACGGAATACTTCCTAAACTCCTCATATTTCTCGTTAGCCAAAGCCCTCAAAGGTGTCAAATAGAGAACTTTGCCATCCATTTCTAGAACATGTTTAAGCGCACAAAGCTCCGCTACTAAGGTCTTACCAGAAGCCGTTGGGCTAGCCAATACAAGGTTACGGCCCTCCAAGGCACCAGCTTTTATGGCTTCCTCTTGGGGTGGATAAAGCTCCACAATTCCAGACTTAAGCAAAACCTCTTTAACAGACTCAGGAATCGGCAGTTCTACTATTTTCACTCGAACGCGCCTTTCAAACTTTCCTAATGCACACTAGAGACAAACACCGTTTAAAACGTTATTGAAACCTGCTATAAATATGACGTTTAGAACAGATTAGTGTTGCGAATAGCTTTTTCTATAAGCTTAAACCTATATGAGTTGACAAGGCTTAAGTGGACTTGAATGGTTATGGTGGAAAACGTCCGTGAGCTTCTCAAAGCCCATGAAGGGCTAAAACACGAAGTTTACCTAGACATTGAAAACTCAAGCTTTGTTGCACCAGAAGTTGTTGAAGCCATGCTCCCATACTTTAACAAGCGTGCCTATGGTAATCCGACGCTAACCCACAAGCCGGGATGGGAAGCCTACGAAGCTATAATGGAGTCAGCCCAAAAAATAGCTGGTTTTCTGGGATGCAAAAGCCTTGAAGAGGTTAACTTTACTCCGGGTGAAACGGAAGCCAACAACCTTGCCTTGTTAGGGACGGTTTCCCAACTGCGTGGGAAAGGCAGAAAAATCGTGATCTCCGAGATTGAGCCGCTAAGTGTTATACATATAGCGGAAATGCTTGAAAAACAAGGCTTTTTAGTGGTTAAGGTTCCGGTGGACAGCGAAGGCTTCGTGAACCTTGAAAAGCTGAAAGAGGTCGTGGACAGCGAAACCGTTCTCGCAAGCTTTTCAGCGGTTAACCATGAAATTGGAACAATACAGCCCATAAAAGAGATAACCGAAATAGTCAAGGATAAAAGCCCAAACGCTCTCGTCCACACGGACGCCTCAGACACCTATGGAAAAATCCCATTCAACGTGCAAAAGGCAGATGTGGACATGGCTACGATAAGCAGCTATAAAGTGCTGGGCCCACGCGGGATAGGTGCCTTATACGTTAGGGAGGGCGTAAACATACAAAGAATATTGGAGGGCCAAATAGGCACCCAGAAACTCTGGCCCGGGGTCGAGAACACACCGCTTATTGTTGGTTTTGCAAAAGCCTCCGAACTGGCTTTCGAAAACTTTGAGAGAAACGTTAATCACATGCGGAGGCTCCGCGACAAACTTATCGAGGGCATAGTGAGCAGAATATCAGACGTGATGCTTAACGGGCCGAAAGGCGATAAAAGAGCGCCGGACAACGTTAACATAAGTTTTCTGCGCTGTGAAGGGGAAGCTTTAACCATCGAGCTAAGCCTTAACGGCGTATATGTTTCAAGTGGAAGTGCATGCACGAGACGTTTGCTACAGCCAAGCCACGTGTTAATCGCTATTGGCAGAAAATTTGAGGAGGCCCATGGAAGCATCCTCATGAAGGTCACACGAGTCCACACTGAAGCGGACATAGACTATGTGTTGGAGGTTTTGCCTAAAGCCGTTGAAAGGCTTAGGGGTATAACAGGCTCAACGGTGGTGGAATAACATGTCGCGGGTGCCATTACCCTACAGCCATAAAATCCTCGAACTTTTCAGGAATCCGAAAAACTTGGGGAAAATGGAGGACGCCACGGTTTCAGCTGTTGCGGGCAACCCCCAATGCGGGGACATGATAACTTTCTATCTGAAAATCAACGAGCAAGACATAATTGAAAAGGCAACCTTCGAAAGCTACGGATGCGCCGCTAACATCGCCACCTCAAGCATCGTAACCGAGAAAGTCAAAGGAATGAAACTTGAAGACGCTTGGAAAATCACCTGGAAAAGCGTGGCCGAAGAAGTGGGCGGGCTGCCCGCCGTCAAATTTCACTGCGGCATACTAGCCGTTGGAGCTTTGAGACGTGCAATTCGTGCCTACTATAAAATGAAACAGCAAAAGCCGGAATGGCTGCCGGAAGAACTAACCTTCGAAGAAAAACAGGCACTTGAAGAGGAGGAGTTGGCGAAGATTCTCGCCAAGAAAATGAAAATGGCGGAAGAAGGCAGCCAAAATGTTTGATCCATGCAAGGTTAGGGAAGACTTCCCAATTCTTAAGCGGAAAATAAACAATCATCCGCTCATATACTTTGATAATGCGGCAACGTCTCAAAAGCCAAGGCAAGTCATCGAAGCTATGAAGGAGTTTTATGAGAAGCATAACGCCAACGTTCATCGGGCAGTGCACACCCTATCACTGGAGGCTACGGAGCTCTACGAGGAAGCCCACGAAGAAGTCGCCAAATTTATAGGCGCCAAAAGCATGGAGGAAATAATCTTCGTTAGGGGCACAACTGAAGCCATAAACCTCGTTGCCTACTCATGGGGGCTCCACAACCTCCAGCGGGAAGACGAGGTTCTCGTAAGCCTCATGGAGCACCACAGCAATATAGTGCCATGGGAAATCCTCTCAAAAATAAAAGGCTTCAAGGTCAAATACGCTGACGTAAATCCAGATGGCACGTTGAACTACGAATCCCTGAAGGAAATGCTGACGCCCAAGGTGAAGCTCGTCTGCATAACCCACGTCTCGAACGTGACGGGCGTAATAAACGACGTCAAGGCAATTGCGAAATTAGCCCATGAAAATGGAGCCCTAGTGCTTGTGGATGGAGCTCAGTCCGTTCCCCACATGCCGATAAACGTTAAGAACCTTGACTGCGATTTCTTGGCTTTTTCTGGGCACAAGATGCTTGGACCCACAGGGATAGGCGTATTGTATGGTAAGAGGGAAATCCTCGAGGAAATGGAGCCCTTTCATGGAGGTGGCGAAATGATTAGGGAGGTCTCCTTTAACCTTGAAACACGGCGATGCAAAATTTCATGGAACGAGCTTCCCTGGAAGTTCGAGGCTGGAACCCCTGACGTCTGTGGAGCGGTTGGCTTAACAGCCGCAATAAAATATTTGAGAACTCTTGGAATGGATAACGTAAAAGCCCATGAAAGCAACTTGACAGAGTATGCCCTAAAACGCCTAAAGGAATGCCAAAAAGTTACGGTTTATGGACCTGAAGATGTTAGGCTGAAGTGTGGAATCATACCTTTCAACGTTGAAGGATTCATCTCCCACGACGTAGCTCTGCTGTTGGACAGTTATGGCATAATGATTAGAAGTGGCTTTCACTGCGCCCAGCCTCTCCACCAAAAGCTGGGGATTTCCTCATCGGCGAGAGCCAGCTTCTACATCTACAACACTCGAGAGGAAGTAGACCGTTTTGTTGAAGCTCTAAAGGAGATTGAGCAAACCCTATGACTGCAGATCCAAGCCTAAAAAAATATGTAGCACGAATAGAGGAGGCGTGCGGTGAGGAAAAGGACATCATAGTCCACTTTAAATATGAGAAAAAGGACGAGGCAATAGCAAAAATGCTTAGAAAGGCAAAAGTGGAAAGAACCGTTGCCGGAATAATCTTCGACCTAACCTACAAGGGTTTTGCCATACGCCTCTACAACACTGGAAAAGCTGTATTCAAAAAAGCGAAGGAAAAAAGCCAAGTGCAGGAGATTTTGGCTGAATTTTTGCTGTAGTTATGCGGCTAATTTAGTGTATTGAATCGCAAGAAGTAATATTTAAATCGAATGCAAACAAATAAACTAGTGAAAAGGAGGGAACGCACTTGTCATATACAAAGCAGAAGCTAGGAGAAAAACCAATAGCGGCTGCGGTCGGCTTCGGATACCAAGGCGGAAGAAGAAAACTAACCAACACTACAATAGTCACGGAAGAACAAACAAAAACATCCATCAAAGATACAAAAATATCCGTTTCAATAACGAAGACAGCAACAAGCGACGAGGACAGATACGCCGAATTAAGAAGAAAATACCGCATAGACAAGTATGACCTCCATCCCGGTTACGTTTTCCCGGAGTCGGTGCGTTCCCTCATACCGAGAAACACCCCTGAATACGTGGATAGAGGCTTCAACTATGTTGAGCGAATAGTCCGCGCCTTGTACTATTTCAAGCAGTGTGCCCTGGTTGGACCCAGCGGCACCGGAAAAACTCACATAGTATACCTGATTGCTGAGTTATGCGGCTTACCCATATGGGAGATAAACTGTGGACTGCAAACATCCTCCTACGATCTGTTCGGCAGATACATAGGTCTTGGAAAGGAGAACTGGGTTGATGGTCAAATAGTGATGTGGTGCAGAAACGGCGGCATCCTATACCTGGACGAGGCAAACATGATGAAACAGGATATTGCGTCAAGGCTTAACCCCGTTCTTGACACGCGCGGCCACATAGTCTTAACCGAAAAGGACAATGAAATCGTGCACAGGCATCCATACGGCTACCTGATAATTTCGATGAACCCGTTCTCAGCCGAGTTCGTTGGAACAAAGCCCCTGAACGCGGCGTTAAGAAGACGTATGTCAGTATGGATAAACTTTGACTATTTGAGCGTAGGCGATAGAATAGCCCCGGAAGAAATTGAGTTGATCGCAAAGAGAAGCGGTGTAGACATGAAAACCGCTGAAAAAATCGTTAGAGTGGGTGCAGAACTCCGAAAACAATACAAGAATGGTGATTTGCCCTATGGACCCTCTCCCGGAGACCTAATAAACTGGGCAACGCTGATAGCTGATGGCTGCCCACCAATAGAAGCGGCTGTCGAGACAATCGTTGGAACAACAAGCGACGACGTAGAAATCCAAGCAGCGGTAAAACGCATAGTCGAATCATTCTTCAGCACATAAATCTCAACGGGATTTAAAAATTGAACTTTTTTGACTTCGCTTGGTCAACAGTGCTCCGCGTGACGAAGAAACACTATAGCGAGATTAAGGTTCTCCTCCATGATGACTTGAAGTATCCATACCTAGGCAGGGATGAGAAAGGTTATGTTTTGCACCTGATCAAGCCTACGAAAGTGGATAATGCCCACGTTGTTTTCCAAGGGTTAAAATTTAACCTCCAGAACCCAACTCACAAGAAAATTATTTGGTACCTGTTCAAAGCTTCAGTCTATCATCTCTGCCTTCATGCGCTTTTCTCTGACCCAACAGTGTACTCGAAATGGGCTAGGGGTAAACAGCTCAACCTAGCTGCTTTTGTTGTTAGCCTTGTGGAAGACGCTATAATAGACAAGAATCTAAGAACGCATTTTGGCTGGATGCTCCCCGAAATAGTTTACGCAAACGTAATTTCATATCTCAGAATGAAGAGGGCGGAAGAGCTTTCAAGCGATATTTCAAGGGCTATGGTTTCAACGCTTCTGAACTATAATCTCGGAAAAATCAAGGGCGAAGTCAAAAATGACTTGAAAGTGGACATTGAAGCCATAACGACTATGCTGCAGAAAATTGGAGAAAAACCAACAGCTGATGAAAAAATAGGCCACGCCAGCAAAATATACGATGCCCTATCGGTTTACGGTCAAACCTTTGAGGTTCCATCTCTCCTGTACACTGAAAGCCACGGAACAAATAACATGTTCTATAACACGCAAATACCGAAGGAAGAGGAAATCCAAGCCATGTTCTCGGAAACACTGCAAGCCAACAAGCCAGCAGATAAGAGACAAAACCCCATAGATGAGGGCGAAGCAGGTAGAGCCCTAACAAGCTGGCTGGAACGAGAAAAAGCCCAACTCAAAATCCTAAGAGAATACATGGAAATTGGGAAAAACACGCAATTCGAGGATTTCACTTTCCCAGCGGAAGATTATGCTGAATACCAGCGAAGCAAAGAACTCTTAGGCAGTCCCGTTAGACGGATACTCCACCAGCTGAGACTTTTAAAGAACATTACCGGCGAAGACTTTAAACAGGAAAGCGGCTTCATCGACCTACAAGAGGCTATACAGGTCATTGCAAGCAAAAGCAGAAGAACAGACATTTTTGTCCGTGAAGAGCTGCAAACAAGAGAGGACGCATGGTCCATCCTCATAGATGCCAGCCACAGCCTAAGCATGTTTAAAGGCGAGGTTAGAGGCATAGCCCTATGCCTAGCTGAGGTCGCCCGCCTATTGATATTGAATCAGAACTCGTGGGGGATGTATGCCTTCAACAACAAATTCTACATAGTAAAAGACTTCACGGAAAGATATGACGCCAGAGTAAGAGCTAGGATAGGAGGGCTAACTCATGGAGGATTCACATACCTACCAGATGCCATACTGCTTGCAGCCCAAGCCCTGAAGGGAAAACTGGAAGAGGCAAGAGTGCTTGTTGTGGTCTCAGACTTCTTCCCCGCGGGATATGATGATGCGGAGGAAAAACTAAAAGAGGCTGTAAAAAAGGTTGAAAGGATGGGCGTGGGCATAATAGGCATAGGTGTAAACAGCAGCGCCGTTAAACGCTACATACGAACAAACTGCGTGGTGGAAAACCCATACGACCTAATCAAAAAATTCACAAGAGCCTTTATAGAATTCAGCTCCAGCTAAACAGGTTAAATCTGCTTTACCACGGAGAAATCGGCAACAAACCTAAACTTCTCTTCACCCTCTAAGGTTTTCTTTGGTTTAACAGCTATCTTCTCAGGCACACCTTCATGAATATACGTTACAAAAACCACATTTTTTCCGAAGCCATAACGTTCAAGTTCTGTCAGAGAATTCTTAGCCTTTTCAAGCCTTTCAAGCTTGTCTTTCAGGGCTTCAACAGCCTCAAAAATTATTTCCACCTCGCCAAACTCGTCCACACATATCATTAAGTCCTTAAATTCAACCCACTCTGAGGAAAAGGTGGGTTTCTCCTCCTTCTTTCCGCCCTTTCGGCTGCCGGATCTCAAAATTTTCTGAAACTCTGAAACTTTTTTGCCCCATTCTGGATTTTTTGAATATTCCGCGCTTCTTAACAGCGTTCCAAGCCATTGGCTATAATCGTCTAACAACGTCTTATGTTGGCTTATTTCCGCTTCAACAAGCTCTCTGATTTCTCTAATCGAATAGAAAGTTCGAATTTCCGTGGTCGGACTTTCCAATTTCCGGCACCGTTTTCAAACTGTCTGGTTTTCGTTGCCTAACGCGCTTTTAACGGCATCCATCGACTCTTTCTCGTTTTCCGCGGCCTCTCGGCTTCCAATTATCGCCTTAACAACATTTTTCAGCTCTTTTTTGATTCTTCCGAAAAAGTTGACGCGGGTGCTTATCCTCTTCCTGTAGAGCATTAGAACCTCGGCAAGTTCAGGCATTATCACCATCAGAGTGGCTAAAACTATTTCTGGAGAGTATTCCGCCAAGAACGCCGAGTGCACCTCACCCTTCTCGTAGACAAGGATTAGGTTGCATTCCTCATTCAAGATGACCTTCTTCACTTTACCCCTTATGGGAAGCTCTCGGGGCGGAATGTAAAATGAAACCTTAAGCTTCTTCAAAACTTGCCTTAGAGAAGTGCATAGTTCTTTGATCAGTTTTTCCTCTTCCATCAGAAACTCGCTCAATTGCAAGGTTTCCTCGCTTATGCTTCTCAAAAGTTCCTGAAGTTTCTGCTCAAACTCCGCCTTATATTTCTCGATCTCCTCTATGCTTGGAACCTCCTCGCCCTCAGAAACCTCCAAAGGAT
This genomic window contains:
- a CDS encoding right-handed parallel beta-helix repeat-containing protein, coding for MHRSSNREHCSGYVQRHLYFYWQQPDTIVIERSNIILDGAGFTLQAASVDGIRIQYQSNITIKNLKVDAGPSSFGIYAYYSQNITIFGCRVYSSGTGVSIYYTSYCQIYENIIERSGIGISITGSEVESTGHHNLIRNNTVTSNSNYGIYLGGYRNSVYQNNVTGNDRGINVGSDFSNVCENIVTRNKYQMEKESPWARGLMDATFPIIMLQKTVGASYLEEDSDTAAATYPTP
- a CDS encoding AAA family ATPase, producing the protein MSYTKQKLGEKPIAAAVGFGYQGGRRKLTNTTIVTEEQTKTSIKDTKISVSITKTATSDEDRYAELRRKYRIDKYDLHPGYVFPESVRSLIPRNTPEYVDRGFNYVERIVRALYYFKQCALVGPSGTGKTHIVYLIAELCGLPIWEINCGLQTSSYDLFGRYIGLGKENWVDGQIVMWCRNGGILYLDEANMMKQDIASRLNPVLDTRGHIVLTEKDNEIVHRHPYGYLIISMNPFSAEFVGTKPLNAALRRRMSVWINFDYLSVGDRIAPEEIELIAKRSGVDMKTAEKIVRVGAELRKQYKNGDLPYGPSPGDLINWATLIADGCPPIEAAVETIVGTTSDDVEIQAAVKRIVESFFST
- a CDS encoding cysteine desulfurase family protein; amino-acid sequence: MVMVENVRELLKAHEGLKHEVYLDIENSSFVAPEVVEAMLPYFNKRAYGNPTLTHKPGWEAYEAIMESAQKIAGFLGCKSLEEVNFTPGETEANNLALLGTVSQLRGKGRKIVISEIEPLSVIHIAEMLEKQGFLVVKVPVDSEGFVNLEKLKEVVDSETVLASFSAVNHEIGTIQPIKEITEIVKDKSPNALVHTDASDTYGKIPFNVQKADVDMATISSYKVLGPRGIGALYVREGVNIQRILEGQIGTQKLWPGVENTPLIVGFAKASELAFENFERNVNHMRRLRDKLIEGIVSRISDVMLNGPKGDKRAPDNVNISFLRCEGEALTIELSLNGVYVSSGSACTRRLLQPSHVLIAIGRKFEEAHGSILMKVTRVHTEADIDYVLEVLPKAVERLRGITGSTVVE
- a CDS encoding DEAD/DEAH box helicase; its protein translation is MKIVELPIPESVKEVLLKSGIVELYPPQEEAIKAGALEGRNLVLASPTASGKTLVAELCALKHVLEMDGKVLYLTPLRALANEKYEEFRKYSVITKPDGKLVSVGISTGDYDSSDPWLEHYDIIVATNEKVDSLLRHKAKWLDDVSLVVADEVHLLNEVERGPTLEVVLARLMQTNPNIQILALSATINNVEEIAGWLRAGYITTEWRPITLKEGVLLHNEIQFKDGDARKIEKEVKNPAINLALHTVKTGGQALIFAATRKSAVALAKKTAKKMEELLSKPAKRALEREAERILGAGERTRISELLAELVKRGVAFHHAGLGGEHRKIIEDAFREGKIKVLTATPTLAFGVNLPARTVIIYDYRRYEPGYGYYPISVLEYKQMCGRAGRPKYDKIGEAVIVARTADEADYLMESYVLAKPERIWSRLAVERVLRSHVLATVAADYAHTEAGIYEFFGKTFYAYQYDVAAIKGMIAKILKFLYDEEMIDVSGANIYATRFGKRVSELYIDPVSAVIIRDALRQKPPLLTDFSLLHMVCHTPDMGPILRPSTSEIDTVAVFLEEHRDEFMVLVPDEWDDRIAYEQFLGEVKTAMVLKAWIEEASEDEIIEKYRVQPGDLYRTIESAKWLLYATHELAVLFNNKEIPPLASELTERVEKGVKKELLPIVRLEGVGRVRGRILYNAGYKTIEDLKHAQIEDLMNLPLIGPKLAKKIKEQVGGFIKKEALEKLEKEEEWKQKALTEY
- a CDS encoding iron-sulfur cluster assembly scaffold protein, translated to MSRVPLPYSHKILELFRNPKNLGKMEDATVSAVAGNPQCGDMITFYLKINEQDIIEKATFESYGCAANIATSSIVTEKVKGMKLEDAWKITWKSVAEEVGGLPAVKFHCGILAVGALRRAIRAYYKMKQQKPEWLPEELTFEEKQALEEEELAKILAKKMKMAEEGSQNV
- a CDS encoding vWA domain-containing protein; the protein is MNFFDFAWSTVLRVTKKHYSEIKVLLHDDLKYPYLGRDEKGYVLHLIKPTKVDNAHVVFQGLKFNLQNPTHKKIIWYLFKASVYHLCLHALFSDPTVYSKWARGKQLNLAAFVVSLVEDAIIDKNLRTHFGWMLPEIVYANVISYLRMKRAEELSSDISRAMVSTLLNYNLGKIKGEVKNDLKVDIEAITTMLQKIGEKPTADEKIGHASKIYDALSVYGQTFEVPSLLYTESHGTNNMFYNTQIPKEEEIQAMFSETLQANKPADKRQNPIDEGEAGRALTSWLEREKAQLKILREYMEIGKNTQFEDFTFPAEDYAEYQRSKELLGSPVRRILHQLRLLKNITGEDFKQESGFIDLQEAIQVIASKSRRTDIFVREELQTREDAWSILIDASHSLSMFKGEVRGIALCLAEVARLLILNQNSWGMYAFNNKFYIVKDFTERYDARVRARIGGLTHGGFTYLPDAILLAAQALKGKLEEARVLVVVSDFFPAGYDDAEEKLKEAVKKVERMGVGIIGIGVNSSAVKRYIRTNCVVENPYDLIKKFTRAFIEFSSS
- a CDS encoding cysteine desulfurase translates to MFDPCKVREDFPILKRKINNHPLIYFDNAATSQKPRQVIEAMKEFYEKHNANVHRAVHTLSLEATELYEEAHEEVAKFIGAKSMEEIIFVRGTTEAINLVAYSWGLHNLQREDEVLVSLMEHHSNIVPWEILSKIKGFKVKYADVNPDGTLNYESLKEMLTPKVKLVCITHVSNVTGVINDVKAIAKLAHENGALVLVDGAQSVPHMPINVKNLDCDFLAFSGHKMLGPTGIGVLYGKREILEEMEPFHGGGEMIREVSFNLETRRCKISWNELPWKFEAGTPDVCGAVGLTAAIKYLRTLGMDNVKAHESNLTEYALKRLKECQKVTVYGPEDVRLKCGIIPFNVEGFISHDVALLLDSYGIMIRSGFHCAQPLHQKLGISSSARASFYIYNTREEVDRFVEALKEIEQTL